DNA from bacterium HR11:
GTGGCAGATTACCCTCCCGGCCGTCGTCCGGGAGCGCCTCGGCCTCCGGGTCGGTGATACCCTCGAGTTCGTCGAAGAACCCGACGGGACGTGGCGAATTCGCCGACGGGCCGGTGAAGGCCCCTTCGACCGATACATAGGCTTCCTGCAAGACCTGGCCGGACGCGACCCCGATGAGATCGTCCGGGAAATCCGGGGCCACGACCCGTGCTGACGGCTGTCGACACGAACGTCTTGTTGGATGTTCTCATTCCGCATCGGCGCTCATGCTCTGCGGGCCGACCGTCTCTTGACTCGGGACCTTGGCTTCTACCGGACATACTTCCCGGACCTTCCTCTCTACACGCCGACAGCGGACGCCGATTCGGTCGGGTAGGACCCGGCGGAGCCAGCGACGACCTTCGGGAGGATAGTCATGCGGGAACTGACCGGAAGGCCGCCGGAAGCTTTCGAGTTTCGGGAAATCCGGTATACCAAACGGGACGGCGTGGCGACCGTCATCATCGACCGGCCCCACGTCTACAACGCATACTCGACCCGGACGCTTCAGGAGATGGCCCAGGCCTTTCAGGACGCCGCCTGGGACGACGCCGTCGCCGTCGTCGTCCTGACGGGGGCGGGCGACCGGGCCTTCTGTACGGGCGGGGACGTCCGGGAGTACGCCGAAAAGTACGTCACCTACCCACGGGACTACTGGAAGTACATGGGCCTCTTCGTGCAGGCCCACGACCTGCTTCGGAACGTCGGCAAACCCACGATCGCCCGGATCAATGGCATCGTCGCCGGCGGCGGCAACGAGTTCAACATGGCCTGCGACCTGGCCGTGATGGCCGCCCATGCCTACATCCGGCAGGTCGGGACCCGGGTCGGTTCGGTCGCCTGCGGGGGCGCCACCCAGTGGCTTCCCATCCTGGTCGGGGACCGTCGGGCCCGTGAGATCCTGTACTTTTGCGAGGAAATCCCCCCGAAGCAGTGTCTCGAATGGGGCCTCGTCAACCGAGTCGTCCCGTCCGTCCGCCACCGGGCGACGGGCGAGTGGCTCGACCCCTGGGACTATGAAGCCAACCGCCGGGCCCTCCAGGACCCGGCCTATGTCGTCGACCTGTCCCTCCTGGACGCCGCCGTCGCCGAGATGGCCGAGAAACTCAAGGACAAGTTTCCCGAGTGCCTGCGGTACACGAAACAGCAGGTCAACTTCTGGAAGGACCTGGCCTGGCACATGACGGTCGGCCACGGCCGGGAGTGGCTGTCGCTTCACTACGCCTGCTGGGAGCCTTTAGAAGGGATGAACGCTTTCGTCGAGAAGCGGAGCCCCGAATACCGCAAGCTCCGCCAGGAGGCCGCCGAGGGCCGGTGGAGCGAGTTCCCCTGGGGACCTTACACGAAGGCCTGTCCCCACTGCGGGGCCCGCGGGATTCCGGCCCGCTTCCGATTCTGCGGCGCCTGCGGCCAACCGATCGAGCAATGAGGCGGTAAGGCCAGCGGTTCGGCCTTTCCGGCCCTTTACAAACACTGCCCCGAGTCGACGCGCAGGACCTCGCCCGTAATGCAACGGGCCCAGTCGGAGGCCAGAAATAGGACGGCGGCGGCCACGTCGTCCGGCTCGGGGAAAAATCCCAGGATGGCCTCCCGGCGGGCTTCCTCGATGACCGGCTCGGGAAGCGTCTGGGTGAGGGGTGTCATGACCATCCCGGGGGCGACTACATTGACCGTGATCCCGAAGGCGGCCACCTCCCGGGCCAGGGCCTTCGCAAAACCGATCAGGCCCGCTTTGGATGCGGCGTAATTCCCCTGGCCGAACTTCCCCCGCAGGGCATTGATAGAGCTGATGTGGATGATCCGGCCCCACTTCTGGGCCCGCATGAGGGGGATGACGGCCCGACTGCACAGGAAGGCCCCCGTCAGGTTGACCTCCAAGACCCGGTGCCAGTCCTCCAGACGCATCTTCCAGGTCACGGCGTCGGCCCGAATCCCGGCGTTGTTGACCAGGACGTGGACCGTCCCGTAGCGGCGGACGACCTCTTGGACGAAGGCCTCGACGGCCGTCGGGTCCGTCACGTCCGCTTCCCGATAGTAGGTCGGATACCCGTGGGCCTCGAACCATCGGGCCTGCTCGGCCTCGCCCATCGGGTCACCCCAGTGATTCCAGACGACCGTCGCCCCGGCCTCGGCAAACCGCCGGACCATCGCCCGGCCCAGACCCGACGAGCCGCCCGTGACCCACACGACGCGTCCGTCCATGCGGATTTCCATGAAGGACCTCCGGAATCCCCTTTCCCCGACTCCGTCACTCCGGTACTTCGTTACTTCATCACTTTCGTCACCCCATCACTCCGCCACTCTGCATCGCCGCCTGTTTTTGAAAACGGCGCCGGTAAAAGTCGGGCCCCCGGTCTCGGACCCGATGGGGCCGAAGTTGCCAGGCAAAGTACGGCCGGGCCAGCCAGGCCAGGATTCGGTTCCTCCACCGATACCACCGCATGGCCCACCGGCGCCGGTCGACGAGATAGAAGGCGTCCGTCGGCAGAAAGACGAGGCTGACCTCGATATTGGGGGCGAT
Protein-coding regions in this window:
- the bamA_2 gene encoding 6-oxocyclohex-1-ene-1-carbonyl-CoA hydrolase — encoded protein: MRELTGRPPEAFEFREIRYTKRDGVATVIIDRPHVYNAYSTRTLQEMAQAFQDAAWDDAVAVVVLTGAGDRAFCTGGDVREYAEKYVTYPRDYWKYMGLFVQAHDLLRNVGKPTIARINGIVAGGGNEFNMACDLAVMAAHAYIRQVGTRVGSVACGGATQWLPILVGDRRAREILYFCEEIPPKQCLEWGLVNRVVPSVRHRATGEWLDPWDYEANRRALQDPAYVVDLSLLDAAVAEMAEKLKDKFPECLRYTKQQVNFWKDLAWHMTVGHGREWLSLHYACWEPLEGMNAFVEKRSPEYRKLRQEAAEGRWSEFPWGPYTKACPHCGARGIPARFRFCGACGQPIEQ
- the fabG_4 gene encoding 3-oxoacyl-[acyl-carrier-protein] reductase FabG, with the translated sequence MEIRMDGRVVWVTGGSSGLGRAMVRRFAEAGATVVWNHWGDPMGEAEQARWFEAHGYPTYYREADVTDPTAVEAFVQEVVRRYGTVHVLVNNAGIRADAVTWKMRLEDWHRVLEVNLTGAFLCSRAVIPLMRAQKWGRIIHISSINALRGKFGQGNYAASKAGLIGFAKALAREVAAFGITVNVVAPGMVMTPLTQTLPEPVIEEARREAILGFFPEPDDVAAAVLFLASDWARCITGEVLRVDSGQCL